From the genome of Muricauda sp. SCSIO 64092, one region includes:
- a CDS encoding fibronectin type III domain-containing protein produces the protein MKKMIIFLCLFTLNACSKSGGEDEPEIVQEPKPDSEVRNTAPTTPTTIFPTNGLLCTDNPLEFKWDPSTDKEGDAISYEIELAEDRAFNSIIEKTTVSETTVTFTLEKGVQLNWRIRAKDDNGEYSNYSSSWNFYTEGEGIANYLPFTPTLIHPKSFSKVEENNVLLEWSSSDVDGDLLYYDIYFGETTPPALIEENSVPSTHEVSVTPGKTYYWKIVVKDNNGGESIGDIWIFKS, from the coding sequence ATGAAAAAAATGATTATTTTTTTGTGCTTATTTACCTTAAATGCTTGTAGTAAATCCGGTGGGGAAGATGAACCTGAAATTGTACAAGAACCCAAACCTGATTCCGAGGTAAGGAATACAGCACCTACAACACCTACTACCATTTTTCCAACAAATGGATTGCTTTGTACGGATAATCCTTTGGAATTTAAGTGGGATCCATCAACCGATAAAGAAGGCGATGCGATTTCTTATGAAATTGAGTTGGCCGAGGACAGGGCGTTCAATAGTATTATTGAAAAGACAACCGTATCAGAAACTACAGTAACATTTACCCTTGAAAAAGGTGTTCAACTCAATTGGAGAATTAGAGCTAAAGATGACAATGGCGAATATAGTAATTACTCATCTTCATGGAATTTCTATACCGAGGGAGAAGGGATTGCAAATTATTTACCTTTTACACCTACTCTAATCCATCCAAAATCATTTTCTAAGGTTGAGGAAAATAATGTGCTCCTTGAATGGTCTTCCAGTGATGTGGATGGGGATTTGCTGTATTATGACATTTATTTTGGAGAAACCACCCCTCCTGCCTTAATAGAAGAAAATAGCGTTCCATCGACACATGAGGTTTCAGTGACTCCGGGCAAAACCTATTATTGGAAGATTGTTGTAAAAGATAACAATGGTGGCGAAAGTATTGGGGACATCTGGATTTTTAAAAGTTAA
- a CDS encoding V-type ATP synthase subunit I, producing MIVRMKEILLFTTARSVDDTILQLGELGVVDIKEINRPGNGTVERRLEAVHRAESAISLLRDHVPKNRHLANRVKHTTKDPKQLVDRVLQTGEIRQKCQEKIDELSQQLNWYGIWGQNVVTKDIPYLKKKGLHLRLYLMDKSVADTLDQKHTIVRFPEHDGRIPLVLIARNESEKLNHKEESLPRASFGDLSQQIERKKRQLAEVENFLEDQTENIAWLEAYHLHLQDRLSTQQALEGMGDIEGRLKYLKGYIPRTAEDNFIAAAEANHWGYHIAEPEKPEDVPVYIKNPKWISIINPVMKFIDIVPGYKEVDVSIYFLVAFALFFAMLVGDAGYGLIFLLVTFFLRKKLTAQMRILIYVLSGTTIIWGVLSGTYFGAEQIAALPFLNNLIIPEIASFGADNISFMMHLSFLIGAIHLTIAHGIRVFQFINSIRALSEVGWIALVWGLFLITEQLVLGKAMPDWGLWLFVGGAALVALFSVESKNFFKSMGVSIANLPLSLISGFSDIVSYVRLFAVGMATAAVAASFNNMILPEGMTGMGIVNLIMAAIALLLGHGLNIALALMAVMVHGIRLNMLEFAGHLGVQFSGEAYKPFKLISPENRNKNKTTISIQTG from the coding sequence ATGATCGTAAGGATGAAGGAAATATTGCTTTTTACCACCGCGCGCTCCGTGGATGATACCATTTTGCAATTGGGTGAATTGGGCGTTGTGGACATCAAGGAAATCAACCGCCCTGGAAATGGAACCGTAGAAAGACGTTTGGAAGCGGTACACCGTGCGGAAAGTGCCATTTCCCTTTTAAGGGACCATGTGCCAAAGAACCGTCACCTTGCCAACCGTGTAAAACATACTACCAAGGATCCCAAACAACTCGTGGACCGCGTCTTACAGACCGGGGAGATCAGGCAAAAATGTCAGGAAAAAATTGATGAACTCAGCCAACAGTTGAACTGGTACGGCATCTGGGGCCAAAATGTAGTTACAAAGGACATTCCTTACCTAAAAAAGAAGGGCCTTCACCTCCGGCTATACCTTATGGACAAATCGGTAGCCGACACTTTAGATCAAAAACACACTATAGTGAGGTTCCCGGAGCATGATGGTAGGATTCCCCTGGTATTGATTGCCCGAAATGAATCCGAGAAACTGAACCATAAGGAAGAATCCCTGCCCAGGGCATCCTTTGGGGACCTTAGTCAGCAAATCGAAAGAAAAAAGCGGCAATTGGCCGAGGTGGAGAATTTCCTGGAGGACCAAACCGAAAATATCGCATGGCTTGAAGCGTACCACCTGCACTTACAAGATCGGTTGAGCACACAACAGGCATTGGAAGGTATGGGGGACATTGAGGGAAGGTTAAAATACCTCAAAGGTTATATTCCCCGAACTGCTGAGGACAATTTTATTGCCGCCGCAGAAGCAAACCACTGGGGATACCATATTGCAGAGCCCGAAAAACCGGAGGACGTGCCCGTTTATATCAAGAACCCCAAATGGATCAGTATTATCAATCCGGTCATGAAATTCATTGATATTGTGCCGGGGTATAAGGAAGTGGACGTTTCCATCTATTTTTTGGTTGCCTTTGCCCTATTTTTTGCCATGTTGGTCGGTGATGCAGGTTATGGGCTGATCTTTTTATTGGTCACTTTTTTCCTTAGAAAAAAATTAACGGCCCAGATGCGCATTTTAATCTATGTGCTCAGTGGGACCACCATTATTTGGGGGGTGCTGAGCGGCACCTATTTTGGAGCTGAACAAATAGCCGCCCTCCCCTTTCTCAACAACTTGATCATTCCTGAAATTGCAAGTTTTGGGGCGGACAATATTTCCTTTATGATGCACCTATCCTTTTTGATAGGGGCCATTCATCTTACGATTGCCCATGGTATTCGAGTGTTCCAATTCATCAATTCCATTCGCGCACTGAGCGAGGTGGGTTGGATTGCGTTGGTATGGGGCCTCTTTTTGATCACTGAACAATTGGTACTTGGCAAGGCCATGCCCGATTGGGGATTATGGTTATTTGTCGGGGGAGCAGCATTGGTAGCCCTTTTTTCGGTGGAAAGCAAAAACTTTTTCAAAAGTATGGGAGTTTCCATAGCCAACCTGCCCCTGAGCTTGATCAGCGGATTTTCGGACATTGTTTCCTATGTAAGGCTCTTTGCCGTGGGGATGGCCACTGCTGCGGTTGCAGCCAGTTTTAACAATATGATTTTACCGGAAGGAATGACAGGTATGGGTATTGTGAACTTAATCATGGCGGCCATTGCCTTGCTGTTGGGGCATGGGTTGAACATTGCCCTGGCCTTGATGGCCGTCATGGTTCATGGTATCCGGTTGAACATGTTGGAGTTTGCGGGACATCTGGGAGTCCAATTCTCAGGTGAGGCCTATAAACCCTTTAAACTCATTTCCCCGGAAAACAGAAATAAGAACAAAACAACAATATCCATTCAAACAGGATAA
- a CDS encoding response regulator transcription factor yields the protein MKILVIEDNVELLRDIKGFLEEEGNICEIAPNYKSAHDKIGFFPYDILVVDITLPDGNGLDIISEVKKESIDAGIIIISAKNAVGDRIHGLEIGADDYLTKPFYLAELNARIKALYRRKVYNGSTEILFNEIRIKPDSYEVFIHDRILNLTKKEFDIIHFFVVNRHRLLTKEAIAEHLWGDDIEMADSYKFIYTHLANLRKKIAELGGNDYIQSIYSVGYKFTDRE from the coding sequence ATGAAAATATTGGTAATAGAAGACAATGTGGAACTGCTACGGGACATCAAAGGTTTTCTGGAGGAGGAAGGAAACATCTGTGAAATAGCGCCCAACTATAAAAGTGCCCATGATAAAATAGGGTTCTTTCCGTACGATATTTTAGTTGTTGACATTACCCTTCCGGATGGCAATGGTCTGGATATCATAAGTGAGGTAAAAAAAGAAAGTATTGATGCCGGCATTATTATAATTTCGGCGAAAAACGCAGTGGGGGATAGAATCCATGGATTGGAAATTGGTGCGGACGATTATTTGACCAAACCTTTTTATCTGGCGGAACTCAACGCACGGATCAAAGCCCTTTACCGAAGAAAAGTCTACAATGGCAGTACGGAAATCCTTTTCAACGAAATCAGAATTAAACCGGACAGCTATGAAGTTTTTATCCATGACCGTATTCTGAACCTCACCAAAAAGGAATTTGACATCATTCACTTTTTTGTGGTCAATAGACATCGCCTCTTGACCAAAGAGGCCATTGCAGAACACCTTTGGGGGGATGACATTGAAATGGCGGACTCTTACAAATTCATCTACACCCATCTGGCCAATCTTAGGAAAAAAATTGCCGAATTGGGCGGGAACGACTATATTCAATCCATCTACAGTGTTGGATACAAATTCACGGATCGCGAATGA
- a CDS encoding PQQ-binding-like beta-propeller repeat protein, producing MRHSYLIFVLFFISCSTDSDPVTVIEQEDPPKPNSIPGSFNVTNVTFEGSTVTIDWEDVIDTDNDQIYYKLYVDNALIGDYTESIASVQLQYNTSYVARVIATDKRGGTVEASLNFDSPKSKILFYSEFNGMLTAFDLHTKQALWKEATSFIETHSIYQDVIYSGINGINGLDILTGEIVFTSTPSIHNNAEYRNIIADKDNVYAFNTSSDLFCVDRITGEKIWERSFMNYYAPLAIDDNRVFVCSRNNDHIYAIDKITGTTDWSRQVDPNSTGAASRINTNPLIVNENIYYGDNIGRFYSVNKNTGEKNWSINAGTFNTFFPSPTIFEDQIITGTYHNLYSFDITTGSQNWDYSPSGSLQTSPFIYDNRIYIGVSGNGSGELVCLDAKSGQLIWKFDLGNETTSSPIVYENVVYIGDWSKKIYAVRADTGILDWETNTDEIIAKSLTLVEGSGDIVVYPSVHGLKN from the coding sequence ATGAGACATTCTTATCTAATCTTTGTTCTTTTTTTTATCTCTTGTAGTACAGATAGTGACCCGGTTACGGTCATTGAGCAAGAAGACCCGCCAAAACCCAATTCAATACCGGGAAGCTTCAATGTAACAAATGTCACTTTTGAGGGAAGTACGGTAACCATTGATTGGGAAGATGTAATAGATACGGACAATGATCAAATCTATTATAAACTCTATGTAGATAATGCCCTAATAGGTGATTATACTGAATCAATTGCCAGTGTTCAATTGCAGTACAATACAAGTTATGTTGCCAGGGTTATTGCCACCGATAAGAGAGGGGGAACCGTGGAAGCCAGTTTGAATTTTGATTCTCCCAAAAGCAAGATTCTCTTTTATTCGGAATTTAATGGAATGCTGACCGCTTTTGATCTACATACCAAACAAGCGCTTTGGAAAGAGGCCACCTCCTTTATTGAGACACATTCCATCTACCAAGATGTTATCTATTCTGGCATTAATGGAATAAATGGATTGGATATTTTAACTGGTGAAATTGTGTTTACGAGTACGCCTAGTATTCATAATAATGCTGAATACAGAAATATCATTGCGGATAAAGACAATGTTTATGCGTTTAATACCAGCTCAGATCTATTCTGCGTGGATCGCATTACTGGTGAAAAAATATGGGAAAGGAGTTTTATGAATTATTATGCACCACTAGCTATTGATGACAATAGGGTTTTTGTTTGTAGTAGAAACAATGATCACATATATGCCATTGATAAAATAACAGGAACTACCGATTGGAGTCGGCAGGTAGATCCTAATTCAACAGGCGCTGCATCTCGCATAAATACCAACCCTTTAATAGTAAATGAGAACATTTACTACGGGGATAACATTGGACGTTTTTATTCGGTGAACAAGAATACCGGAGAGAAAAATTGGAGTATAAATGCAGGAACGTTCAATACTTTTTTCCCTTCCCCAACTATTTTTGAAGATCAAATCATAACCGGTACATATCATAATCTCTACTCCTTTGATATTACCACAGGAAGTCAAAACTGGGATTATAGCCCTTCAGGTTCGCTCCAAACATCTCCCTTTATTTACGACAACCGAATATACATAGGCGTTTCAGGAAATGGTAGCGGAGAGCTGGTTTGTTTGGATGCAAAAAGTGGTCAGCTAATATGGAAGTTTGATTTGGGAAATGAAACAACCTCTTCACCGATCGTTTATGAAAATGTGGTATACATTGGGGACTGGAGTAAAAAAATATACGCAGTAAGGGCAGATACGGGTATTTTGGATTGGGAAACGAACACGGATGAAATTATAGCTAAATCTTTAACCCTAGTGGAAGGAAGTGGAGATATCGTGGTTTACCCTTCCGTACATGGTTTAAAAAATTAA
- a CDS encoding phosphoenolpyruvate carboxylase produces MEKKTLELEGLLKIRTDFNYLVSTFKEMLYSLGEDDIAAMIPSESNPSSLNHSKVSNGKLAQAIGISFELLNLVEENAATQFRRKTETQFGLENIRGSWGETLKLWKTSGLKEQEIVDLLSKVNVMPVLTAHPTEAKRLTVLDIHRELYVLLVKNENPVWSASEREVIKQEIKSVLERWWRTGEIYLQKPRLEDERSNVMHYFVNVFPEALHLTDQRLLDAWKYTGFSTELLKWPEQFPNLQFGSWVGGDRDGHPYVTPAFTANTLKLHRQAALKIMRKELVQLARKLSFSEFLNDIPAKFLSDLKVQAKALGKAGQEAVERNPSEPLRQFVNLMIVRLDNTMAERFELGEDSYYGRPNALAADLKELRALLIHLKADRIATQHLFRLERSLACFGFHLAKLDIRQNSAYHEKAIEQILKASGFKDANYSSWDEEKRLSFINEELQSNRPFLVTDTSCGLEADNVLGYFREVKRYVDRYGADGIGSVIVSMTRSLSDLLVVFLFLREVGLKEARLPVVPLLETIDDLVEGPSILEAFLTHPTVKEQREGKTSFVQEVMLGYSDSNKDGGILTSRWNIYKAEERLTQVGDRHDVKLRFFHGRGGTISRGGGKIHRFLESMPPGSMSGHIKMTVQGETIANQFANRVNAGYNLEMFISGTARQAMRSSDKRKEQKLYDIMDRLVTMARSKYRELLDHPKFIEFYSKATPIDVLEQSKIGSRPARRTGQRSLNDLRSIPWVFSWNQSRFNLTGWFGTGEAFGKFKEQHPEDFEFLKTAAREWPFLKYGLIQIETNLLNSDTQIMKIFADQVTDANTRKELMELILTDYDTCLKQIENLMGSSVEDRRISRLENNRLRKEALGILHEIQMESLIKWRKLKESDPQEANELLLMLLLLVNTLSGGLKNTG; encoded by the coding sequence ATGGAAAAGAAAACACTTGAGCTGGAAGGGCTTCTAAAAATAAGGACGGATTTTAACTATCTCGTTTCCACCTTTAAAGAGATGCTGTATTCGCTTGGAGAGGACGACATAGCTGCAATGATCCCCTCCGAAAGTAACCCATCATCTTTAAATCATTCCAAGGTCTCCAATGGAAAGCTTGCACAAGCCATTGGAATTTCCTTTGAGTTGCTCAATTTGGTGGAAGAAAATGCGGCTACCCAATTCCGGCGAAAAACGGAAACCCAGTTTGGATTGGAAAACATCCGTGGGTCATGGGGAGAGACCTTAAAACTTTGGAAAACATCGGGACTCAAAGAGCAAGAAATAGTGGACTTGTTATCCAAAGTAAATGTAATGCCCGTGTTAACGGCGCATCCTACGGAAGCCAAGCGGTTGACCGTATTGGATATTCACCGCGAACTTTATGTACTGTTGGTGAAAAATGAAAACCCGGTTTGGTCGGCTTCTGAGCGGGAAGTCATTAAACAAGAAATTAAAAGTGTACTGGAACGCTGGTGGCGCACGGGTGAAATCTATCTACAAAAACCCAGATTGGAAGATGAACGCAGCAATGTAATGCATTATTTTGTCAACGTGTTTCCCGAAGCGTTGCACCTCACGGACCAGCGTTTACTCGATGCTTGGAAATATACCGGATTTTCTACGGAACTGCTCAAATGGCCGGAACAGTTTCCCAATCTGCAATTTGGAAGCTGGGTAGGTGGTGATCGGGATGGGCATCCCTATGTTACCCCAGCTTTCACTGCCAATACCCTAAAGCTCCATCGACAGGCCGCACTGAAGATAATGCGAAAGGAATTGGTTCAATTGGCCCGAAAGCTCAGTTTTTCGGAATTCTTAAATGACATTCCAGCGAAGTTCCTCTCTGATTTAAAGGTACAGGCAAAAGCCCTTGGCAAAGCCGGACAGGAGGCCGTGGAACGCAATCCTTCAGAACCCCTTCGGCAGTTTGTGAATTTAATGATCGTTCGTTTGGACAATACCATGGCAGAACGCTTCGAGCTTGGTGAGGATAGCTATTATGGGCGTCCCAACGCCTTGGCTGCCGATTTAAAGGAATTAAGGGCCCTCTTAATACACTTAAAGGCCGATCGTATTGCCACGCAGCACCTCTTTCGCCTGGAACGCTCATTGGCCTGCTTTGGCTTCCATTTGGCAAAGCTGGATATACGGCAGAACAGTGCTTATCATGAGAAGGCCATTGAACAAATACTAAAAGCCTCCGGCTTTAAAGATGCAAACTATTCGAGCTGGGATGAGGAAAAAAGGTTGTCCTTTATCAATGAAGAACTACAGAGTAACCGTCCATTTCTGGTCACGGATACCTCCTGTGGACTGGAAGCGGATAATGTACTTGGGTATTTTAGGGAGGTAAAGCGATATGTTGATCGGTACGGGGCAGATGGCATTGGTTCCGTGATCGTTAGTATGACCCGTAGTTTGAGCGACCTGCTTGTTGTTTTTCTATTCTTGCGCGAAGTGGGCCTCAAAGAAGCCCGACTTCCGGTAGTGCCACTTCTGGAAACCATTGATGATCTGGTGGAAGGCCCAAGCATCCTAGAGGCATTTTTAACCCATCCCACTGTGAAAGAGCAACGTGAAGGTAAAACGTCTTTTGTACAAGAAGTGATGTTGGGGTATAGTGACAGCAATAAGGATGGTGGAATATTGACCAGTCGATGGAACATATACAAGGCAGAAGAAAGACTGACACAGGTAGGTGACCGTCATGACGTTAAGCTTCGTTTTTTCCATGGAAGGGGTGGAACCATTAGTAGAGGTGGAGGTAAAATCCATCGCTTTTTGGAAAGTATGCCCCCTGGCTCCATGAGTGGGCATATAAAGATGACCGTACAGGGCGAGACCATTGCAAATCAGTTTGCGAATCGCGTGAACGCCGGTTACAATTTGGAGATGTTTATTTCAGGAACGGCCCGGCAGGCAATGCGCTCTTCGGACAAACGAAAAGAGCAAAAATTGTATGACATCATGGACCGTCTTGTAACCATGGCACGCAGTAAGTACAGGGAATTGCTGGACCACCCTAAATTTATTGAGTTCTATAGCAAGGCCACCCCTATAGATGTATTGGAACAAAGCAAAATTGGTTCCAGGCCGGCACGAAGAACCGGTCAGCGGTCCCTTAACGACCTTCGCTCCATTCCCTGGGTGTTCAGTTGGAACCAATCGCGATTTAACCTTACCGGATGGTTTGGAACTGGTGAGGCTTTTGGCAAGTTCAAAGAGCAGCATCCGGAGGATTTTGAATTCTTAAAGACTGCGGCCCGGGAATGGCCATTCCTGAAATACGGTTTAATTCAAATCGAGACCAATCTCTTGAATTCGGATACACAAATTATGAAAATTTTTGCCGATCAGGTAACCGATGCCAATACAAGAAAGGAACTCATGGAACTTATCCTTACCGATTACGATACTTGCTTAAAACAGATTGAAAATCTCATGGGTTCATCTGTTGAAGATCGAAGAATCTCGAGATTGGAAAACAACAGACTGAGGAAAGAGGCCCTGGGCATACTCCATGAAATACAAATGGAATCACTCATAAAATGGCGCAAGCTAAAGGAAAGTGACCCACAGGAAGCCAATGAACTATTGCTCATGCTTTTGTTATTGGTCAATACCCTATCCGGTGGATTGAAAAACACAGGGTGA
- a CDS encoding V-type ATP synthase subunit D — protein sequence MADKILMNKNTLAALKTELKEYNTALPVFEMKEQQLKEVVQTIENTIARLKQAIATTNEGTKKWVAVMAEETIDLAEIVKVERVITKKREIAGVSIEVFEDLVFQDAEIDFFSTPLWVDVAVQVIQEQKTNRTLVEIEERNLELLWEELAEARRMKNALKEVFIPETKDNIRKIEIYLGDVERLAIGCAKLVKKKKEEKKVVV from the coding sequence ATGGCCGATAAGATTTTGATGAACAAAAATACGCTGGCAGCCCTAAAAACAGAGCTTAAGGAATACAATACGGCGCTGCCGGTCTTTGAAATGAAGGAACAGCAGTTAAAGGAGGTGGTACAGACCATAGAAAATACCATCGCCAGACTAAAGCAGGCCATCGCTACCACAAATGAAGGAACAAAAAAATGGGTGGCGGTCATGGCGGAAGAGACAATTGACCTGGCCGAAATCGTAAAGGTGGAACGTGTCATCACCAAAAAAAGGGAAATCGCAGGAGTGTCCATTGAGGTATTTGAGGACCTTGTCTTTCAAGATGCCGAAATTGACTTTTTCAGCACTCCCCTTTGGGTAGATGTGGCCGTACAAGTGATCCAGGAACAGAAAACCAATCGTACACTGGTCGAGATTGAGGAACGAAATCTGGAACTCCTCTGGGAAGAACTGGCCGAGGCCCGAAGGATGAAAAATGCCCTTAAGGAAGTATTTATTCCCGAGACCAAGGATAACATCCGAAAAATTGAGATTTATCTTGGTGATGTGGAACGGCTGGCCATAGGATGCGCCAAACTGGTAAAGAAGAAAAAGGAGGAGAAAAAAGTCGTGGTATGA
- a CDS encoding sensor histidine kinase yields MNLVRKTNTYYLLFLALIFPVMLSMDYYLIQYLVNGEVEELLLHERERIDFHLKEEGALPTSNYLFQTVPVKEGSTFNEVFRDTLLYEAYADKNIPYRIYTFKSSINSQPVKISLKHILLEINELIWTLFVTTSFIIVLLALGFYFINRKIYKWAWNPFFKNLAKLKQYDVTKKEPIHLKSSNIIEFEELNHVITDLIHQVKKDFQNLKEFNENISHEVQTPLAIIRNKVVLLLESQNLDEKELQRMQAIYQETNKLSKIGKSLTLISRIENQEFKRLDSVDVHTIIGNILSHMEEIINFKHLTVSTELNPVTIECDHILADILLTNLIKNAVQHNKEGGVIKMALNEEKFEIINTGEISEIATEKLFNRFQKGSSVKESLGLGLAINQKICEIYGFQLDYQRKDKIHTFSLFFKRNKE; encoded by the coding sequence ATGAACCTCGTCAGAAAGACCAATACGTACTATCTCCTATTTCTGGCCCTTATTTTTCCAGTCATGCTTTCCATGGATTATTACCTTATTCAATATTTGGTGAACGGTGAGGTAGAAGAACTCCTCTTACACGAGCGTGAACGTATCGATTTTCATCTTAAGGAAGAAGGTGCACTTCCCACCTCCAATTATTTGTTTCAAACCGTTCCTGTAAAAGAAGGTTCAACGTTCAATGAAGTATTCAGGGATACCTTATTGTATGAAGCCTATGCTGACAAAAACATCCCTTATCGCATCTACACGTTCAAATCGTCCATAAATTCCCAACCCGTAAAAATCTCCCTCAAACATATTCTGTTGGAAATCAATGAGCTCATATGGACGCTTTTTGTAACCACCAGTTTTATTATCGTATTGCTGGCCCTCGGGTTTTACTTCATCAATCGTAAAATATATAAATGGGCATGGAACCCCTTTTTCAAGAACCTCGCAAAACTCAAACAATATGATGTGACCAAAAAGGAACCCATCCACCTTAAAAGCTCCAATATCATAGAGTTCGAAGAGCTGAACCATGTGATTACGGACTTGATACATCAAGTAAAGAAAGACTTTCAGAACCTCAAGGAATTCAACGAAAACATTTCACATGAAGTGCAGACTCCCCTAGCCATTATCCGAAACAAGGTGGTCTTGCTTTTGGAGAGCCAAAACCTTGATGAAAAGGAACTTCAGCGGATGCAAGCTATTTATCAAGAAACCAATAAACTCTCAAAAATAGGAAAATCACTGACCCTAATTTCGAGGATCGAAAACCAGGAATTTAAACGATTGGATAGTGTGGATGTCCATACCATTATAGGGAACATTCTCAGTCATATGGAGGAGATCATTAACTTTAAACATCTTACCGTATCCACGGAACTGAATCCCGTGACCATAGAATGTGATCATATATTGGCCGATATCCTGCTCACCAATCTTATCAAAAATGCCGTGCAGCACAACAAGGAGGGTGGAGTGATAAAAATGGCTTTGAACGAGGAGAAATTTGAAATTATCAATACCGGCGAGATTTCCGAGATAGCCACCGAAAAACTGTTCAACCGGTTTCAAAAAGGCAGTTCGGTAAAAGAGTCCCTTGGACTGGGCTTGGCCATCAATCAAAAAATATGTGAAATCTATGGATTTCAATTGGATTATCAACGCAAGGATAAAATACACACGTTTTCTTTGTTCTTTAAAAGAAACAAAGAGTGA
- a CDS encoding DUF5018 domain-containing protein — translation MKSKSTYLLYIFFILCACSKDEPEIITIIEPYVTEPLSTENLITSFSLTLNDEEQFGTIDQSARLISFETAGADIKGLRPKIEYSNKASVSPPPDVEQNFEEEVAYTVLAENGDSNVYRVRVDNRPLSNATDILSFKITLNGQIIEANIDNELREISFNAGLMDISDIAPTIEISEHARILPESDVAQDFNDLKKYTVTAENGVEVEYKIIINKPRITGFRTVVGIFSNNPMLLYTGADMVINGEFLDMDVDNSEVYFYDGQNKFPVTISSIRKTEEEFVTFYSLSFQIPNDIPSNPSYKIVYEANGLIAESEGIIDLLAENAPNPVSLNQTLYQRDDLLELSGENLPDMIAIPSNGSLYLIANSNNYDLMVNDERTLLTLTLNGYFLFPSYYARAEEEKAITLIGPNRRAGATIKAVFD, via the coding sequence ATGAAATCAAAAAGTACTTATTTACTATATATCTTTTTTATTTTATGTGCCTGCAGCAAAGATGAGCCAGAAATAATTACGATTATAGAACCTTATGTTACAGAGCCTTTAAGCACAGAAAACTTAATAACTTCCTTTAGTTTAACATTAAACGATGAAGAACAGTTTGGTACTATTGACCAGTCTGCCCGATTAATTTCTTTCGAAACGGCGGGAGCGGATATCAAAGGACTGCGTCCAAAGATTGAATATTCCAATAAGGCGTCCGTTTCTCCCCCACCAGACGTTGAACAGAATTTTGAAGAGGAAGTGGCCTATACGGTTTTAGCGGAAAATGGAGATTCAAATGTTTATAGGGTTAGGGTTGACAATAGGCCACTAAGTAATGCCACTGATATTTTATCTTTTAAGATTACTTTGAATGGTCAAATTATAGAAGCAAATATTGACAATGAATTAAGGGAGATAAGCTTCAATGCTGGATTAATGGATATCAGCGATATAGCTCCGACTATTGAAATTTCCGAACATGCGAGGATTTTACCGGAAAGTGATGTCGCCCAGGATTTTAATGACCTAAAAAAATATACGGTTACCGCAGAGAATGGAGTTGAGGTTGAATATAAAATTATAATTAACAAGCCTAGGATTACTGGTTTTAGAACCGTCGTTGGAATTTTCAGTAACAACCCCATGCTGCTTTATACAGGGGCTGACATGGTAATCAATGGAGAATTTCTTGATATGGACGTGGATAACTCCGAAGTTTACTTTTACGACGGGCAAAATAAGTTCCCTGTTACTATATCCAGTATTCGGAAAACTGAGGAAGAGTTTGTTACTTTTTATTCCTTAAGTTTCCAAATACCAAACGACATTCCTTCAAATCCCAGTTATAAAATTGTTTACGAAGCAAATGGCCTTATAGCCGAATCGGAAGGTATTATTGATTTATTGGCAGAAAATGCTCCCAATCCCGTTTCCCTAAATCAGACGCTGTATCAACGAGATGATTTATTGGAATTGTCAGGGGAAAACCTTCCAGATATGATTGCCATACCTTCAAATGGCTCCCTTTATCTTATTGCCAATTCAAACAATTATGATCTAATGGTAAATGATGAAAGAACTCTATTAACATTAACATTGAATGGTTATTTTTTGTTTCCATCTTATTATGCTAGAGCTGAAGAAGAAAAGGCCATTACTTTGATTGGGCCAAATCGAAGAGCGGGTGCTACAATAAAGGCAGTTTTTGATTAA